A single region of the Microcella sp. genome encodes:
- a CDS encoding MFS transporter — translation MFRSLSIVNYRIWFIGALVSNIGTWMQRTAQDWFVLTELTDNDAAAVGVVLALQFGPALIIGPFAGIIADRVPGRRLVFSTQSVQIVLAAILGTIMVTGVAELWMVYVLAAALGVTTAIEAPGRQTFVGELVGKEQLPNAVALNSTSFNGARLIGPGIAGVLIALLGAGWVVLLNVLTFAAMLTAIALLRAEQLHPLRKAGKERGQLRAGIRYVKARGDLLIVFAMVFLIGTFGFNFAIFTATMAAVEFGRGATEFGLLSSVLAIGSVLGALTTARRERPRLRVIVLASFGVFVSMVIAALMPTFELFAVALVPVGYSAMTMVTSSNAYVQTTVRSSIRGRVLALYLTIFMGGTPLGAPLVGLVANGFGPRWALGVGAVGGLAAVIIALSWMRATRNLRVRRGFTDDRWWRLRVRYDGDDYSTRMRDLDTATKELAIVEAETRKS, via the coding sequence ATGTTCCGTTCACTCTCGATCGTCAACTACCGCATCTGGTTCATCGGCGCACTCGTGTCGAACATCGGCACCTGGATGCAGCGCACCGCCCAAGACTGGTTCGTGCTCACCGAGCTGACCGACAACGACGCCGCGGCGGTCGGCGTCGTGCTCGCCCTGCAGTTCGGCCCCGCCCTCATCATCGGGCCGTTCGCCGGCATCATCGCCGACCGGGTGCCCGGCCGACGGCTCGTGTTCAGCACGCAGTCGGTGCAGATCGTGCTCGCCGCCATACTCGGCACCATCATGGTCACCGGCGTCGCCGAGCTGTGGATGGTCTACGTGCTGGCCGCCGCACTCGGCGTCACGACCGCGATCGAAGCCCCCGGGCGGCAGACCTTCGTGGGCGAGCTCGTCGGCAAAGAGCAGCTGCCGAACGCAGTCGCCCTCAACTCGACCTCGTTCAACGGCGCACGCCTCATCGGGCCGGGCATCGCCGGCGTGCTGATCGCACTGCTCGGTGCCGGCTGGGTCGTGCTGCTGAACGTGCTGACCTTCGCCGCCATGCTCACGGCTATCGCACTGCTGCGAGCAGAGCAGCTGCACCCCCTGCGCAAGGCGGGCAAAGAGCGCGGGCAGCTGCGCGCGGGCATCCGCTATGTGAAGGCGCGCGGCGACCTGCTCATCGTCTTCGCGATGGTGTTTCTCATCGGAACCTTCGGGTTCAACTTCGCCATCTTCACCGCCACCATGGCGGCCGTCGAGTTCGGGCGCGGAGCGACCGAGTTCGGGCTGCTGTCATCGGTGCTCGCCATCGGCTCGGTGCTGGGCGCCCTGACGACCGCGCGCAGAGAACGGCCCAGGCTGCGAGTGATCGTGCTGGCCTCATTCGGCGTCTTCGTGTCGATGGTGATCGCCGCACTCATGCCCACCTTCGAGCTCTTCGCCGTCGCCCTCGTGCCCGTCGGATACAGCGCGATGACCATGGTCACCTCGTCGAACGCCTACGTGCAGACCACCGTGCGATCGTCGATTCGCGGTCGCGTGCTCGCCCTCTATCTGACGATCTTCATGGGCGGCACCCCCCTTGGAGCACCCCTCGTCGGCCTCGTCGCGAACGGGTTCGGCCCACGATGGGCGCTCGGTGTCGGCGCTGTGGGCGGACTCGCCGCGGTCATCATCGCGCTGTCATGGATGCGGGCGACACGCAATCTGCGTGTGCGGCGTGGCTTCACCGACGACCGCTGGTGGCGCCTGCGCGTGCGCTACGACGGCGACGACTACTCGACGCGCATGCGCGACCTCGACACGGCCACGAAAGAACTCGCGATCGTCGAGGCCGAGACGCGCAAGTCTTAG
- a CDS encoding biotin/lipoate A/B protein ligase family protein encodes MHGEFKVPGGKLVVVDLDSTDGRISGFRLAGDFFVEPDEAIPAIEAAVDGLPVDADAATLARTIRDALPDGAVLLGFSPEAIATTIRRALAKATSFADYDWQLVRGPALEPLQQMAVDQVLSEEVGEGRRGPTLRVWQWSSPAVVIGSFQSVKNEVDLGNAEKYGFEVVRRISGGGAMFIEPESAITYSLYAPIDLVQGMSFADSYAFLDDWVIQALRGLGIDATYQPLNDIASPAGKIGGAAQKRLGSGAVLHHVIMAYDMDGARMAEVLRIGREKLSDKGIASAAKRVDPLKSQTGLSRDEIIERLIATFGAQTSLTESALTDAELARAQALVSEKFSTPEWLQRVP; translated from the coding sequence ATGCACGGTGAGTTCAAAGTGCCCGGCGGCAAGCTCGTCGTCGTCGACCTCGACTCGACCGACGGCCGCATCAGCGGCTTCCGCCTCGCCGGCGACTTCTTCGTCGAGCCCGACGAGGCCATTCCCGCGATCGAAGCGGCCGTCGACGGGTTGCCCGTCGACGCTGACGCCGCAACGCTCGCCCGCACGATTCGGGATGCCCTGCCCGACGGCGCCGTGCTGCTCGGGTTCAGCCCCGAAGCCATCGCGACCACGATTCGACGCGCGCTCGCGAAGGCGACGAGCTTCGCCGACTACGACTGGCAGCTCGTGCGCGGCCCGGCACTCGAGCCCTTGCAGCAGATGGCGGTCGACCAGGTGCTGTCTGAAGAGGTCGGCGAAGGGCGTCGCGGCCCCACCCTGCGGGTGTGGCAGTGGAGCAGCCCCGCTGTCGTCATCGGCTCGTTCCAGAGTGTGAAGAACGAGGTCGACCTCGGCAACGCTGAGAAGTACGGCTTCGAGGTCGTCCGCCGCATCTCAGGCGGAGGGGCGATGTTCATCGAGCCCGAGTCGGCCATCACCTACTCTCTCTACGCTCCCATCGACCTCGTGCAGGGCATGAGCTTCGCCGACTCGTACGCGTTTCTCGACGACTGGGTCATTCAGGCGCTGCGCGGTCTCGGTATCGACGCCACCTATCAACCGCTCAACGACATCGCGAGCCCCGCCGGCAAGATCGGCGGTGCTGCGCAGAAGCGCCTCGGCAGCGGGGCCGTGCTGCACCACGTCATCATGGCGTATGACATGGACGGCGCGCGAATGGCCGAAGTGCTGCGCATCGGTCGCGAGAAGCTGAGCGACAAGGGCATCGCGAGCGCCGCCAAGCGCGTCGACCCGCTGAAGTCGCAGACCGGCCTCTCTCGCGACGAGATCATCGAGCGCCTCATCGCCACCTTCGGGGCGCAGACCAGTCTCACCGAGTCTGCGCTCACCGACGCCGAGCTGGCCCGGGCGCAGGCGCTCGTCAGCGAGAAGTTCTCGACCCCCGAGTGGCTGCAGCGGGTTCCGTGA
- a CDS encoding alpha/beta fold hydrolase codes for MPTIIAERQHRTFTDDHGVVIHYYVWAPGKPKAVVQLAHGVGEHALRYEALAQALVNAGYAVYADDHRGHGATGVEYWKGDLSKIGKLGVGGLRATQKNLLELTAIARAEHPSLPFIMLGHSWGSLMVQNLLNEGAQPWNAIVLTGTAYRSPFAMNGGDLNARHKHLGTTGAEWLSRDPAVAAAFVADPLTTDAKVLQLFGVRDGLRLYGSPKRIDPSMPLLIMVGDDDPLGGEKSAKKLADAYLSRGGLDDVTLIVYPGARHEVFNETNQEEVRADLIAWLDERFPSA; via the coding sequence ATGCCCACGATCATCGCTGAGCGCCAGCACCGCACCTTCACCGATGACCACGGCGTCGTCATCCACTACTACGTGTGGGCGCCCGGCAAGCCGAAGGCGGTGGTGCAGCTGGCGCACGGCGTCGGCGAGCACGCGCTGCGCTACGAGGCGCTCGCGCAAGCGCTCGTGAACGCCGGCTATGCGGTGTACGCCGACGACCACCGCGGCCATGGTGCCACAGGGGTGGAGTACTGGAAGGGCGACCTGAGCAAGATCGGCAAGCTCGGCGTGGGCGGCCTGCGCGCCACCCAGAAGAATCTGCTCGAGCTGACCGCGATCGCTCGAGCCGAGCATCCGTCGCTGCCGTTCATCATGCTCGGCCACTCATGGGGTTCGCTCATGGTGCAGAACCTGCTCAACGAGGGGGCGCAGCCGTGGAACGCGATCGTGCTCACCGGCACCGCATACCGCTCGCCTTTCGCCATGAACGGGGGCGACCTCAACGCGCGGCACAAGCACCTGGGAACGACGGGGGCCGAGTGGCTCAGCCGCGACCCGGCGGTGGCCGCGGCCTTCGTCGCCGACCCGCTCACGACCGACGCGAAGGTGCTGCAGCTCTTCGGCGTTCGCGACGGCCTGCGCCTCTACGGGTCGCCGAAGCGCATCGACCCATCCATGCCCCTGCTCATCATGGTCGGAGACGATGACCCGCTCGGCGGCGAGAAGAGTGCGAAGAAGCTCGCCGACGCGTACCTCTCGCGTGGCGGCCTCGACGATGTGACCCTCATCGTGTACCCCGGCGCGCGGCACGAGGTCTTCAACGAGACCAATCAAGAAGAGGTGCGCGCAGACCTCATCGCGTGGCTCGACGAGCGGTTTCCCTCCGCCTGA
- a CDS encoding MarR family transcriptional regulator, which produces MTSEHTDPEEHLRVVIQRLARRIRAERASDGISDTQLGVLWRLQTDGASTPGELAAAERVSAPSMNRTLNALEASGFVMREPSDDDARKVRVSLTASGQHMIVETRRLRRQWFHAQLTTLTADERAVLDSARPLLERLADS; this is translated from the coding sequence GTGACGAGCGAGCATACCGACCCCGAAGAGCACTTGCGTGTCGTCATTCAGCGCCTGGCGCGGCGCATCAGGGCCGAGCGGGCCAGCGATGGCATCAGCGACACGCAGTTGGGCGTGCTGTGGAGACTGCAGACCGACGGAGCAAGCACTCCGGGCGAGCTCGCCGCCGCCGAGCGAGTGAGCGCGCCCTCGATGAACCGCACGCTCAACGCGCTCGAAGCCAGCGGCTTCGTCATGCGCGAGCCGAGTGATGACGACGCCCGCAAGGTGCGAGTGTCGCTGACGGCGAGCGGCCAGCACATGATCGTCGAGACCCGACGGCTTCGCCGGCAGTGGTTTCACGCTCAACTCACCACCTTGACCGCAGACGAGCGAGCGGTGCTCGACTCGGCCCGACCGCTGCTCGAACGGCTCGCCGACTCGTGA
- a CDS encoding iron ABC transporter permease — protein sequence MTARSRAFALVLLLAGVLVGGIVLSAITGQLAITPTEVAGSLLRAIGIDTSWAPTDPIIESTLWVVRFPRIVMALVVGAALAVAGAVMQAIFGNPLAEPGVVGVSSGAALGAATAIVLGASVLGGAGIALFAFLGGLIATLLVYVVSRAGGRTEVVTLLLTGIAVNAIAQAGIAFVLFIADTASREQIVFWQLGSLGGSLWSQVAIVASVAVVGVLLAFALARRYDLLSLGERNARHLGVNVERLRLVSIVLVALLTGVAVAFTGIIAFVGLVVPHIIRMVIGPAHRGLILASAVGGGALLVLADLLTRTLVAGAELPIGMLTSLVGGPFFFWLLYRQRRRSGGWA from the coding sequence GTGACCGCGCGTTCACGCGCGTTCGCGCTCGTACTGCTGCTCGCCGGCGTGCTCGTCGGCGGCATCGTGCTGTCGGCCATCACGGGGCAGCTGGCGATCACCCCCACCGAGGTCGCCGGCTCGCTGCTGCGCGCGATCGGCATCGACACCTCCTGGGCTCCGACCGATCCCATCATCGAGAGCACCCTCTGGGTGGTGCGCTTTCCGCGCATCGTCATGGCTCTCGTCGTCGGCGCCGCCCTTGCCGTCGCCGGAGCCGTCATGCAGGCGATCTTCGGCAACCCGCTCGCCGAGCCGGGAGTCGTCGGTGTCTCGTCGGGGGCCGCTCTCGGGGCGGCGACCGCGATCGTGCTCGGCGCATCCGTTCTCGGCGGAGCCGGCATCGCCCTCTTCGCCTTCCTCGGCGGGCTCATCGCCACGCTCCTGGTCTACGTCGTCTCACGGGCGGGTGGGCGCACCGAGGTCGTCACGCTGCTGCTCACGGGTATCGCCGTCAACGCGATAGCCCAAGCCGGCATCGCCTTCGTGCTCTTCATCGCCGACACCGCCAGTCGCGAGCAGATCGTGTTCTGGCAGCTCGGCTCGCTCGGCGGCTCGCTGTGGTCGCAAGTGGCCATCGTCGCGAGCGTCGCCGTCGTCGGAGTGCTGCTCGCGTTCGCACTCGCGAGGCGATACGACCTGCTGTCGCTGGGTGAGCGCAACGCTCGCCACCTCGGCGTCAACGTCGAGCGACTGCGACTCGTCTCGATCGTGCTCGTCGCGCTGCTCACCGGCGTGGCTGTCGCCTTCACCGGCATCATCGCGTTCGTCGGGCTCGTCGTGCCGCACATCATCCGAATGGTCATCGGGCCCGCCCACCGTGGCCTGATTCTGGCGAGCGCCGTCGGCGGTGGTGCGTTGCTCGTGCTTGCCGACCTGTTGACGCGCACGCTCGTCGCCGGCGCTGAACTGCCCATCGGCATGCTCACGTCG